From a region of the Neobacillus niacini genome:
- a CDS encoding SGNH/GDSL hydrolase family protein — protein sequence MKQIPLSEKLFHGAVSVEKTEDYMKPWRIPFDKREFFYPNCISGQAELPAGVRIKIRSNTQSIKIGIVEAAELMEMDCLIDGTLVKTAYIPAGETMVSYDSLAGHMKLIEIYLSQKAAVPISGIWIDVGAEWELVDDYRLRWITYGSSITHCYYSDSPSQTWPVLAAKKMDSNLTCLGYSGNCHLEPMVARMIRDLPADFISLCVGINIVGGTTLSNRTFSPALIGFIQTIRDVHKDVPLAIISPIFHREREKIENEVGLSLEKVRTEIVQVVDMLKRHGDQNIYYIDGLDMFGEEYEKYMPDGLHPNGEGDKIIAVRFQQLIEAHVPISSKKELKF from the coding sequence TTGAAGCAGATCCCATTATCTGAAAAGTTGTTTCACGGTGCCGTCTCTGTGGAAAAAACGGAAGATTATATGAAACCCTGGAGAATTCCTTTCGACAAGCGAGAATTCTTTTATCCAAACTGCATAAGTGGGCAAGCGGAGCTCCCGGCAGGGGTCCGGATTAAAATTCGCAGCAACACGCAATCGATAAAGATTGGGATTGTGGAAGCAGCGGAATTAATGGAAATGGATTGTCTCATCGATGGCACTCTAGTAAAAACTGCTTACATTCCAGCAGGGGAAACAATGGTATCTTATGATTCTCTTGCTGGTCACATGAAATTGATTGAAATCTATTTATCTCAGAAAGCAGCTGTTCCTATTTCAGGAATATGGATTGATGTAGGAGCAGAGTGGGAACTAGTAGACGATTACCGTTTGCGCTGGATTACGTACGGAAGTTCTATCACCCATTGTTATTATTCTGATAGTCCTTCGCAAACGTGGCCAGTGCTGGCTGCCAAGAAGATGGATTCCAATCTTACCTGCCTTGGGTATAGTGGGAATTGCCATTTAGAGCCAATGGTGGCAAGAATGATTCGGGATCTGCCTGCTGATTTTATTTCCTTATGTGTTGGAATCAATATCGTGGGGGGAACGACATTATCGAACAGAACTTTTTCCCCTGCCTTGATTGGATTTATCCAAACGATTCGTGATGTGCACAAGGATGTGCCACTGGCGATCATTTCTCCTATTTTTCACAGGGAGAGGGAAAAAATTGAAAATGAAGTTGGATTATCACTGGAAAAAGTAAGAACTGAAATTGTCCAGGTTGTAGATATGCTAAAGCGGCATGGCGATCAAAACATCTATTATATAGACGGGCTTGACATGTTCGGCGAAGAATATGAAAAATACATGCCAGATGGGCTGCATCCAAATGGAGAAGGCGACAAAATCATAGCTGTTCGTTTCCAGCAGTTGATCGAAGCGCACGTGCCAATCAGCAGCAAGAAGGAACTAAAATTCTAA
- a CDS encoding sialidase family protein: protein MSTIQSEAVFYPNLAGSRAYRIPSMITTTKGTVIAGIDARIVDQTDNPNQIDATIRRSEDHGVTWGPVQKLVAFAGEGLDGAAAIDTSLLQDEETGTIFMIYCHSPGGIGLWKSEPGIGFDGDGRRKLYDREGKVHLLSESGKVYDTENNVTSYTVDENGYVFNDGQAQGNIYFKKGIDPNESLLEARTCFLQIIQSEDDGLTWSKPRELNVSVKEEWMKFIGSGPGCGIQLKHGEKKDRLVFPIYFSNEAGALSCACIYSDDHGVTWQRGESPNDGRELDGEVLSAKTISEGKQYLTESQVIQLPSGELKYYLRNHYGLQRTAVTTSTDGGETWGDVTFDMTLIDPICQSSVVLYPDLGDGKIRVLFSNPADEKMRVKGTVRLSEDGGKTWPYSKVVEEGFYGYSCLTVLKNGEIGVLYERVYDYADWNNMDIAFVKFSLDWLKS, encoded by the coding sequence ATGTCAACTATTCAATCGGAAGCAGTCTTTTATCCAAATCTTGCAGGTTCAAGAGCTTACAGGATCCCATCGATGATTACGACAACGAAAGGAACGGTCATCGCTGGTATTGATGCGAGAATTGTCGATCAAACAGATAATCCTAACCAAATTGACGCTACGATCAGACGCAGTGAAGACCATGGCGTGACATGGGGACCCGTACAAAAATTAGTCGCATTTGCCGGTGAAGGGTTAGACGGAGCTGCCGCCATTGATACATCACTTTTACAAGATGAAGAAACAGGAACCATCTTTATGATCTATTGCCACTCACCAGGTGGAATTGGCCTATGGAAGAGTGAACCGGGAATCGGTTTTGATGGAGATGGCCGCCGCAAATTATATGATCGTGAAGGAAAAGTTCACTTATTATCTGAATCAGGGAAAGTTTATGATACTGAAAACAATGTAACCAGCTATACAGTGGATGAAAATGGATATGTTTTCAATGATGGTCAAGCACAAGGAAATATTTATTTTAAAAAAGGAATTGACCCAAATGAAAGTTTACTAGAAGCGAGAACATGCTTTTTACAAATCATTCAAAGTGAAGATGACGGACTTACTTGGTCCAAACCAAGAGAATTGAATGTATCAGTTAAGGAAGAATGGATGAAGTTTATTGGATCTGGTCCTGGCTGCGGTATTCAATTGAAGCATGGAGAAAAGAAAGACCGTTTAGTGTTCCCAATCTATTTTTCAAATGAAGCGGGAGCCCTGTCTTGTGCTTGTATTTATAGCGATGACCACGGTGTTACCTGGCAGCGCGGTGAATCGCCGAATGACGGAAGAGAGCTGGATGGTGAGGTTCTCTCTGCCAAAACGATTTCAGAAGGAAAACAATATTTGACGGAGTCCCAAGTCATTCAATTACCTTCAGGTGAATTGAAATACTATTTGCGAAACCACTATGGGTTGCAAAGAACAGCCGTTACAACTAGTACTGACGGTGGCGAAACATGGGGCGATGTTACGTTTGACATGACATTGATTGATCCTATCTGCCAATCAAGTGTTGTCCTTTATCCGGATTTAGGAGATGGAAAAATTCGGGTGTTATTCTCCAATCCAGCGGATGAAAAAATGAGAGTGAAAGGAACCGTTCGCTTGAGTGAAGACGGTGGTAAAACATGGCCGTATAGCAAGGTGGTAGAAGAAGGCTTCTATGGTTATTCTTGTTTAACAGTCCTTAAAAATGGCGAAATTGGTGTCCTGTATGAACGCGTGTATGATTACGCTGATTGGAATAACATGGACATAGCGTTTGTTAAGTTTTCGCTAGATTGGTTGAAGTCTTAA
- a CDS encoding ABC transporter substrate-binding protein, producing MKKFTKALSLAAISGALIFTGACSNKEASKEAEKVDVASLPEAGDFSKKLELNLSGSVTRGKVEDGNYVQKRLEEQFNIKIINTKTDTWNADQVNLMVASGDLPDTFAFTTGGKTAQELYDSGLTRTIPKEMLEKYAPRYMKMLSENPPGPIMNLKKGTDNEYLQLIGQYAHVDGLVWSPTFRLDWMEKLGIKPPGEIKQVGPSGGREKIYYTDGAYTIEELEEILKAFTFDDPDGNGKDDTYGISPWNNNTNWAASLTGSFGIALSANYNLMEDGKLVTTEISQKYKAFLKQMAKWYEMGLIDPEFTTLDDKKSWEKYKQGKVGYYIAQPAYIAMDDWAKGRAPQNIVENPDSTAKLLATAPEIGKDNQQGVGAFIPVGNLADAFYVSKDVTDEELARILQVFDYINFDNEARWTLYGEIGEHSDWEGTPAKSAIKVRPEFAEQEGNSGFWAYNFRTYDQERTQWFTSEYTMKLKHDFYAREDVKEKMMIRPYKWDLLNETNLKEVEKRYKGQLDTIVAEFRMKAIVGEVDIDKEWDNYVENWMNNGGKELLAELEKAPKASDLMKQ from the coding sequence ATGAAAAAATTTACAAAAGCACTTTCACTTGCGGCTATTTCAGGTGCACTGATTTTTACAGGGGCGTGTTCGAATAAGGAAGCAAGTAAAGAAGCAGAGAAAGTTGATGTCGCAAGCTTGCCAGAAGCTGGGGATTTTTCTAAAAAACTTGAGCTTAATCTATCAGGGTCTGTTACAAGAGGCAAGGTTGAGGATGGAAACTATGTTCAAAAGAGATTAGAAGAGCAATTTAACATCAAAATCATCAATACAAAAACGGATACTTGGAATGCTGACCAGGTAAACTTAATGGTTGCATCCGGGGATCTTCCTGATACATTTGCTTTTACTACAGGTGGAAAGACAGCACAAGAATTATATGATTCTGGCTTAACAAGAACGATTCCAAAAGAAATGCTGGAAAAATATGCTCCACGTTATATGAAGATGTTATCTGAAAATCCTCCAGGGCCAATCATGAACCTGAAAAAGGGCACAGATAATGAATATTTACAATTAATTGGTCAATATGCTCATGTCGATGGTTTGGTTTGGAGCCCAACATTCCGCCTCGATTGGATGGAGAAATTAGGCATAAAGCCGCCTGGTGAAATCAAGCAAGTAGGACCAAGCGGAGGTCGTGAAAAGATCTATTATACAGATGGTGCTTACACGATTGAAGAATTGGAAGAAATTTTGAAAGCCTTTACGTTCGACGATCCTGATGGGAATGGAAAGGACGATACGTACGGAATTTCACCTTGGAATAACAATACCAACTGGGCTGCTTCACTAACGGGTTCATTTGGAATTGCACTTTCTGCTAATTATAACTTAATGGAAGATGGAAAACTGGTTACGACTGAGATTTCACAAAAGTATAAAGCATTTCTAAAGCAAATGGCAAAATGGTATGAAATGGGCCTAATTGACCCTGAATTTACGACACTTGACGATAAGAAGAGCTGGGAAAAGTACAAGCAAGGAAAAGTCGGCTACTATATTGCACAGCCAGCCTATATTGCAATGGATGACTGGGCAAAAGGCCGTGCACCTCAAAACATCGTTGAAAATCCAGACTCTACAGCTAAATTACTTGCGACAGCACCAGAAATTGGAAAGGATAACCAGCAAGGTGTAGGTGCATTTATTCCGGTTGGAAATTTAGCGGATGCATTCTATGTATCGAAGGATGTTACGGATGAAGAATTAGCCAGAATTCTTCAAGTTTTTGATTATATTAACTTCGATAATGAAGCAAGATGGACATTGTATGGAGAAATTGGCGAGCATTCTGATTGGGAGGGTACTCCGGCTAAATCAGCTATAAAGGTGCGACCAGAATTTGCTGAGCAAGAAGGAAATTCAGGCTTCTGGGCCTACAACTTCCGTACGTATGATCAAGAGAGGACACAATGGTTTACTTCTGAATATACGATGAAATTAAAACATGACTTCTATGCCCGTGAAGATGTGAAAGAAAAAATGATGATTCGTCCTTATAAATGGGACTTATTAAACGAAACAAACCTTAAGGAAGTTGAAAAGCGTTATAAAGGTCAACTTGATACGATTGTCGCTGAATTTAGAATGAAAGCAATCGTCGGCGAAGTTGATATCGATAAAGAATGGGATAATTACGTTGAAAATTGGATGAATAATGGCGGTAAGGAATTGCTTGCTGAGCTAGAAAAAGCGCCAAAGGCATCAGATTTAATGAAGCAATAA
- a CDS encoding carbohydrate ABC transporter permease codes for MGATRKKISLFDILNVTGFVLFSIIVLYPFWQTIVLSFSDANASSSLGVHLWPDRWITDAYEFVFSYGNIMKAYVNTIVRTVAGTILIVTFTILAAYPLSKKELPYRNFFTIFFLIAMFFSGGIIPDYLLIKNLGLLDNSLALILPSAVNVFFIIIMRNYFMTIDKGIEESAIIDGANYFQILTKIIIPISKPVIATVALWAAVYHWNEWFHALVYIQDDAKTVLQIVVRDMLTAMDLSSNSSTSMGGGGMSGSELLLSNVRAATVIISIGPIVLIYPFVQKYFIKGIMIGSLKG; via the coding sequence ATGGGGGCTACGCGGAAAAAGATTTCTTTATTTGATATTCTCAATGTGACGGGATTCGTTTTGTTTTCAATCATCGTGCTATATCCTTTCTGGCAGACTATTGTTTTATCATTCTCAGATGCGAATGCATCTTCAAGCCTTGGAGTTCATTTATGGCCTGACCGGTGGATTACAGATGCCTATGAATTTGTGTTTTCATACGGGAACATTATGAAAGCATACGTAAATACGATTGTTCGTACCGTGGCTGGTACCATCTTAATTGTTACATTTACGATCTTGGCTGCCTATCCGCTTTCGAAAAAAGAATTACCTTACCGTAATTTCTTTACAATATTTTTCTTGATTGCGATGTTTTTTTCAGGGGGAATCATTCCCGATTATCTATTAATAAAGAATTTAGGTTTGCTTGACAACAGCTTGGCTCTGATTTTACCGTCAGCAGTGAATGTATTCTTTATCATTATCATGCGAAACTATTTTATGACTATTGATAAAGGGATTGAAGAATCTGCGATTATTGATGGAGCAAACTATTTCCAAATTTTAACGAAAATTATTATTCCAATTTCAAAGCCGGTTATTGCCACAGTAGCACTTTGGGCAGCGGTGTATCATTGGAATGAGTGGTTCCACGCGCTTGTTTATATCCAGGATGACGCTAAAACTGTGTTACAAATCGTTGTTCGGGACATGCTGACGGCGATGGATTTATCAAGTAATTCTAGTACCTCAATGGGCGGCGGTGGAATGAGCGGTTCAGAGCTCCTGTTGAGTAATGTTCGGGCAGCAACTGTTATCATCTCTATCGGTCCAATTGTTCTAATCTATCCGTTTGTACAAAAATACTTTATTAAAGGAATCATGATTGGTTCTTTAAAAGGTTAA
- a CDS encoding ABC transporter permease, translating into MQTVLQKTETETKPQRKASTKWTEMKKMKTLYIMLAIPMVMLFIFHYIPMYGILIAFKNFSPGLGIWDSPWNNFEHFKRLFSDFLFLRALQNTVVISLLKLIIVFPAPIIFAILLNEVKNEKFKKVSQSISYLPHFMSWVILSAMVIEVFSPQRGIINFFITLVGGDPINFMSDKASFIPILILTDMWKEVGWGAIIYLASIASIDPQLYEAAEMDGAGRFHKMIHVTLPSIMPMVIILFILRLGSVLNAGFDQILNLYNPLVYEVADIIDTYVYRSGLEQFQFDYATAVGLFKNVVGIILILSANAIIRRKSEHGIW; encoded by the coding sequence ATGCAGACGGTATTACAAAAGACAGAAACAGAAACAAAACCTCAGCGCAAAGCTAGCACTAAATGGACCGAAATGAAAAAGATGAAAACGCTTTATATCATGCTGGCAATCCCGATGGTGATGCTTTTTATCTTCCATTACATTCCGATGTACGGGATATTAATTGCTTTTAAGAATTTTTCTCCAGGCTTGGGGATATGGGATAGCCCGTGGAATAACTTTGAACACTTTAAAAGGCTGTTTAGTGATTTCTTGTTTTTAAGGGCATTACAAAATACAGTGGTAATCAGTTTATTAAAACTTATTATTGTGTTTCCAGCACCGATTATCTTTGCGATTTTGTTAAATGAAGTTAAGAATGAAAAGTTTAAAAAGGTGAGTCAATCGATCTCCTATTTACCACATTTCATGTCCTGGGTTATTTTATCGGCAATGGTCATTGAAGTGTTTTCACCGCAAAGAGGAATTATCAATTTCTTTATTACTCTTGTTGGCGGGGATCCAATCAACTTTATGTCGGACAAAGCATCCTTCATTCCAATTCTAATCTTAACAGATATGTGGAAAGAAGTTGGTTGGGGAGCAATCATCTACTTAGCATCAATTGCCTCCATTGATCCACAGTTGTATGAAGCAGCTGAAATGGATGGAGCAGGAAGATTCCACAAAATGATTCATGTTACTCTTCCATCGATTATGCCAATGGTCATCATCTTGTTTATTCTTCGACTTGGAAGCGTGTTGAATGCAGGTTTTGACCAAATCCTTAACTTGTACAACCCGTTAGTCTATGAAGTGGCTGATATTATCGATACGTATGTATATCGAAGTGGTTTGGAGCAATTCCAATTTGACTATGCAACAGCAGTAGGATTATTTAAAAACGTTGTCGGAATTATCCTGATTCTTTCTGCAAACGCTATTATTCGCAGAAAAAGTGAACACGGAATTTGGTAG
- a CDS encoding ABC transporter substrate-binding protein, giving the protein MKRKLKALSFAAVSGALIFTSACSNKETSKEAEKVEVGSLPKAGDFSKQVELNLSGSFTRGKAEDGNYVQKRLEEQFHVKIINTKTDTWNTDQVNLMVASGDLPDTFGFTAGGKSAQELFDSGLTRTIPKEMLEKYAPRYMKMLSENPPGPIMNLKQGTDNEYLQLVGQYDHVDGVAWGPTFRLDWLEKLGIDSPGEIKQVGPSGGREKIYFTEGAYTLDEVEEILKAFTFDDPDGNGKNDTYGISPYNNQIHWSASLMGAFGLAPGYNFIEDGKLVQTEVSKKYKDFLKLMAKWYKMGLVDPEFTTLDNNKSWEKYKQGKIGYYIAQPSYIAMDDWAKGRAPQNIVENPDSTAKLLATAPEIGKDGQQGVGAYLPVVNLADAFYVSKHVTDEELARILQIFDYINFDNEARWTLYGEVGVHSDWEGTPEKSALKVTPEFAKEEGNSGFWAYNFRTYDKERVQWFQSEYTNKLKSEFYAREDVKEKMLIRPYKWDILNETKLKELSKRYSGQLTTIVDEFRMKAIVGEVDIDKEWDNYVENWMNNGGKETLAELEKAPKVSDLLKK; this is encoded by the coding sequence TTGCGGCTGTTTCAGGTGCACTCATTTTTACATCGGCATGTTCAAATAAGGAAACAAGTAAGGAAGCAGAAAAAGTTGAAGTAGGAAGCTTGCCTAAAGCTGGTGATTTTTCTAAACAGGTTGAACTTAATCTTTCAGGGTCTTTCACAAGGGGCAAGGCGGAAGATGGAAACTATGTTCAAAAGAGATTAGAAGAGCAATTTCATGTCAAAATTATTAATACGAAAACGGATACGTGGAATACGGACCAAGTAAACTTAATGGTTGCATCCGGGGATCTTCCTGATACATTTGGTTTTACAGCAGGAGGCAAGTCAGCACAAGAATTATTTGATTCTGGATTAACTAGAACGATTCCGAAAGAGATGCTTGAAAAATATGCACCTCGATATATGAAAATGTTATCTGAAAATCCACCAGGGCCAATCATGAACTTAAAACAGGGAACCGATAATGAGTACTTACAATTAGTTGGCCAATACGACCATGTTGATGGTGTGGCTTGGGGACCAACATTCCGACTTGATTGGCTGGAAAAATTGGGTATTGATTCTCCTGGAGAAATAAAGCAAGTTGGACCAAGCGGCGGCCGTGAAAAAATTTATTTTACAGAAGGTGCCTATACACTTGATGAAGTGGAAGAAATTTTGAAAGCCTTTACTTTTGATGACCCAGATGGAAATGGAAAGAATGATACCTATGGAATCTCGCCATATAACAATCAAATCCACTGGTCAGCTTCGTTAATGGGGGCATTTGGATTGGCCCCTGGTTATAACTTTATCGAAGATGGAAAATTGGTTCAAACTGAGGTTTCAAAAAAATATAAAGATTTCCTAAAATTAATGGCAAAGTGGTATAAAATGGGATTGGTTGATCCCGAATTTACAACCCTTGACAATAATAAAAGCTGGGAAAAATACAAGCAAGGTAAAATAGGCTACTATATTGCGCAGCCTTCCTATATTGCTATGGATGATTGGGCTAAAGGCCGTGCACCACAGAACATCGTTGAAAATCCAGATTCCACTGCCAAATTGCTTGCAACTGCACCGGAAATTGGCAAGGATGGACAGCAGGGTGTAGGAGCCTATCTCCCAGTTGTAAATTTAGCAGATGCATTCTATGTTTCAAAGCATGTAACGGATGAAGAATTAGCGAGAATCCTGCAAATCTTTGATTATATTAACTTTGATAATGAGGCAAGATGGACATTGTATGGAGAAGTGGGCGTGCATTCTGATTGGGAAGGAACACCAGAAAAGTCCGCGCTTAAAGTAACTCCAGAATTTGCAAAGGAAGAAGGAAATTCTGGATTTTGGGCATACAATTTCCGTACTTACGATAAAGAGCGTGTACAATGGTTCCAATCCGAGTATACAAATAAATTAAAAAGTGAGTTCTATGCTCGTGAAGATGTGAAAGAAAAGATGCTGATCCGTCCGTATAAATGGGATATCTTAAATGAAACGAAATTAAAAGAACTTTCCAAACGTTATAGTGGACAACTAACGACTATTGTCGACGAATTTAGGATGAAAGCGATTGTCGGTGAAGTTGACATCGATAAAGAGTGGGATAATTACGTTGAAAATTGGATGAATAACGGCGGGAAAGAAACTCTTGCTGAGTTAGAAAAAGCTCCTAAGGTTTCCGATTTGTTAAAGAAATAA